One genomic window of Desulfovibrio desulfuricans includes the following:
- a CDS encoding MltA domain-containing protein translates to MLRLLLLLAVTMALFACAKQAPPPVVERTLPPVGFESPEFFVSNLIPASQDLTSWKDMAPSVRKSLRYVNSKPKDALAVQRPGLTVTWGDLSRTLERLQELLPRLDKEPELLLANFRWAEVTGGINYSGYYEPAVPASRTRKPGYTQAIYGLPPDLNKVVAKRGQYYDRRTIEEKQVLAGKGLELAWAADPVDVFFLEIQGSGRLIFDDGTQAYVNYAGQNGHKYKSSGRIMREKGLLRRGDIFEQREWFKNNPDRVREILNDNPSYVFFKYGMRGPTGAMGYQVDDWLTLATDRGFIPLGSIVAYGVNIPDETKGKMPLRGIGFAQDVGGAIKRNRIDIFCGGDQRANYVASHLDAKGPAWVLLAR, encoded by the coding sequence ATGTTGCGCCTGTTGCTACTGCTGGCGGTTACAATGGCTTTGTTTGCCTGCGCCAAGCAGGCCCCGCCGCCAGTGGTGGAAAGAACCTTGCCGCCGGTAGGGTTTGAAAGCCCGGAATTTTTTGTGAGCAATCTTATTCCTGCCAGTCAGGATCTGACAAGCTGGAAGGATATGGCCCCCAGTGTGCGTAAGTCGCTGCGTTACGTCAACAGCAAGCCCAAGGACGCCCTCGCAGTGCAACGCCCCGGCCTGACCGTGACGTGGGGCGATCTGTCGCGTACGCTTGAACGTTTGCAGGAACTTTTGCCCCGGCTGGACAAGGAACCGGAACTGCTGCTGGCAAACTTCCGCTGGGCGGAAGTGACGGGCGGCATCAACTATTCTGGTTACTACGAGCCTGCCGTCCCCGCCAGCCGCACACGCAAACCGGGGTACACCCAGGCCATCTATGGCCTGCCCCCGGATCTGAACAAGGTCGTTGCCAAGCGTGGGCAGTACTATGACCGCCGCACCATCGAAGAAAAGCAGGTGCTCGCGGGCAAGGGGCTGGAACTGGCCTGGGCCGCAGACCCCGTTGACGTATTTTTTCTTGAAATTCAGGGTTCTGGTCGCCTGATTTTTGACGATGGCACTCAGGCCTATGTCAACTACGCGGGCCAGAACGGGCACAAATACAAAAGCTCTGGGCGCATCATGCGCGAAAAAGGCCTGCTCAGGCGCGGTGATATTTTTGAACAGCGCGAGTGGTTCAAAAACAATCCCGACCGCGTGCGCGAAATTCTCAATGATAACCCGAGCTATGTCTTCTTTAAATACGGCATGCGTGGCCCCACCGGGGCCATGGGCTATCAGGTGGACGACTGGCTGACGCTTGCAACGGATCGCGGGTTTATCCCGCTCGGCTCCATTGTGGCCTACGGCGTCAATATACCGGATGAAACCAAGGGCAAGATGCCCCTGCGCGGCATCGGCTTTGCACAGGACGTGGGCGGGGCCATCAAGCGTAACCGCATAGATATCTTTTGCGGCGGCGACCAGCGCGCCAACTATGTGGCAAGCCATCTGGACGCCAAAGGGCCTGCCTGGGTGCTGCTGGCGCGTTAG
- a CDS encoding DNA alkylation repair protein, with translation MTISSTRLAQLNSGQDASKNLAEGLAVDFAALMAAALPQADAALLDEMRAAAPLGISKRMLLAGELVYRAVGAQGLARLAAHRSDTVRGWICYALAHEHALHSPAEPLENLLEAVRPFADDAHFGVREWVWMAVRPHLAKQPEHALRHLAGWTADPSERVRRFASESTRPRGVWCAHLNILKENPALGLPVLEPLQADPSTYVQDSVGNWLNDAAKSQPQWVIALCDAWLAQNPGKATARICKRALRSLHKK, from the coding sequence ATGACCATATCTTCCACGCGTCTGGCCCAGCTCAACAGCGGGCAGGACGCTTCAAAAAATCTGGCAGAGGGATTGGCGGTGGATTTTGCCGCCCTCATGGCTGCGGCCTTGCCGCAGGCTGATGCCGCGTTGCTGGATGAAATGCGCGCTGCCGCACCCCTTGGGATTTCAAAGCGCATGCTGCTGGCTGGCGAGCTGGTGTACCGGGCCGTGGGCGCGCAGGGATTGGCAAGGCTTGCTGCGCACAGGTCGGATACTGTCCGGGGCTGGATATGTTATGCTCTGGCGCACGAGCATGCCCTGCATTCTCCGGCGGAGCCGCTGGAAAATCTGCTGGAAGCCGTGCGCCCCTTTGCGGATGATGCGCATTTTGGCGTGCGTGAATGGGTATGGATGGCAGTGCGGCCTCATCTGGCAAAGCAGCCGGAACACGCCCTGCGCCACCTCGCAGGCTGGACCGCCGACCCCTCGGAAAGGGTGCGTCGTTTTGCCAGCGAAAGCACTCGCCCGCGCGGCGTGTGGTGCGCCCACCTGAATATCCTCAAGGAGAACCCTGCGCTGGGCCTGCCTGTTCTTGAACCCCTGCAGGCCGACCCCTCCACCTATGTGCAGGACAGCGTGGGCAACTGGCTCAATGACGCCGCAAAATCGCAACCGCAGTGGGTGATCGCGCTCTGCGACGCCTGGCTTGCGCAAAATCCGGGCAAGGCGACCGCGCGCATCTGCAAAAGAGCGCTGCGCAGCCTGCATAAAAAATAG
- a CDS encoding 4'-phosphopantetheinyl transferase family protein: MERPLTILCTPLPDGSIIELDGWRRALEAALEPWLDDRQLAHVRRFGRSPNGQAETPEAQQNVLRAALSRLLARAQLVTHAAQQAKAPFSTATGPLPHLGMDTQGRPLLPGWHAAFSHSGEAAFCALCPGPADAELASHAMPPHALDAESLLSLPPAPNAFAPSELPRRETGFSQQSINREALRRWTIKEALLKASGLGLGMDPARVPTGGFGQRAGIWHGPMGVFYWRSLPSPGHWLSVAQQVSAKTAFPPEFFRPLVLRQSPTTLLRALSALRPRV; encoded by the coding sequence ATGGAACGACCGCTTACAATACTCTGCACCCCCCTGCCCGATGGCTCCATTATAGAGCTGGACGGCTGGCGGCGTGCCCTTGAAGCGGCGCTGGAACCGTGGCTGGACGACAGGCAGCTTGCCCATGTGCGCCGCTTTGGCCGCTCGCCCAACGGGCAGGCCGAGACGCCGGAGGCGCAGCAGAACGTACTGCGGGCGGCTCTGTCGCGGCTGCTCGCGCGCGCCCAACTGGTGACGCATGCCGCGCAGCAGGCCAAGGCACCGTTCTCAACCGCAACGGGGCCGCTGCCGCACCTGGGCATGGATACTCAGGGCCGTCCCCTGCTCCCCGGTTGGCATGCGGCCTTCAGCCACAGCGGCGAGGCGGCCTTTTGCGCCCTTTGCCCTGGGCCAGCAGATGCAGAGCTGGCCTCTCATGCCATGCCCCCGCACGCGCTGGATGCCGAATCGTTGCTTTCCCTGCCGCCTGCCCCCAATGCCTTTGCCCCGTCAGAATTGCCCCGGCGCGAGACCGGCTTTTCACAGCAGAGCATCAACCGCGAAGCCCTGCGCCGCTGGACAATCAAGGAGGCGCTGCTCAAGGCATCCGGTCTGGGGCTGGGCATGGATCCTGCCAGGGTTCCCACAGGCGGTTTCGGGCAAAGGGCCGGGATCTGGCACGGGCCCATGGGCGTATTTTACTGGCGCAGTCTGCCCAGCCCCGGCCACTGGCTGAGCGTTGCACAGCAGGTGAGCGCCAAAACAGCCTTTCCACCAGAATTTTTTCGACCACTGGTGCTCCGCCAGAGCCCGACTACCCTGCTGCGCGCCCTTTCCGCCTTACGCCCGCGCGTCTAA
- a CDS encoding elongation factor G codes for MPTPLEMQRTFAIVGTGGCGKTSLAEMLLYKAGAVNRLGAVEDGTTCLDYEPEETRRRGSVQPSCATYLWNKNRHFLLDIPGDGNFTGDMECLLKGVDSVVFVLDAVDGVRPLAKKFWNLVRAAGLPSIIVVNKVDRDRADFQMALDGLSGLNVKPVVLQLPIRQGESFVGVADVLTGKARMFGENGAAAEAEIPAALADDVSLLRDVTIENIAESDEELMEKYLEEGILSEDDLKTGLRSGVLKGELTPVLACSALENKGGESVLAAIEALLPSPLDRPPFAGRDGAERAADPDGPVACFVFKTLADPFSGQLSLLRILSGTINGDATLKNSRTEENERLGNLLYIQGKTQTPCKEPIGPGTIVAVAKLKNTRTGDTLCDEKAPFALQMPTLPPQLITYALAPKEKGEEDKVYAAMQRLLDEDITLRLGRDEETGDILLSGMGQLHIELSVEKAKRRFKVDIVLKTPKVPYRETVRGKCQVQGRHKKQSGGRGQFGDCWIEMEGLPRGSGYVFEDAIVGGVIPRQYVPAIDKGVQEAAARGFLAGCQVVDFRVKVYDGSYHTVDSSEMAFKVAGSIAFKKAMEGLKPVLLEPIVLLTVSVPDESMGDVIGDLSSRRGKVLGSDSQGGSTEIKAHVPMSEVLRYAPDLRSMTGGQGFFTMEFAHYEEAPQPVAEKVIAEHQKHKAAE; via the coding sequence ATGCCTACTCCACTGGAAATGCAACGCACCTTCGCCATCGTCGGAACCGGCGGTTGCGGCAAAACATCCCTGGCAGAGATGCTTCTCTATAAGGCCGGGGCGGTGAATCGCCTGGGGGCTGTAGAAGACGGCACCACATGCCTTGACTACGAACCCGAAGAAACCCGCCGACGCGGCTCCGTTCAACCCTCCTGCGCCACATATCTCTGGAATAAAAACCGCCATTTCCTTCTGGATATCCCCGGTGACGGCAACTTTACAGGCGACATGGAATGCCTGCTCAAAGGCGTGGACAGCGTTGTTTTTGTGCTGGACGCCGTGGACGGCGTGCGCCCCCTTGCCAAAAAATTCTGGAATCTGGTCCGCGCAGCCGGATTGCCCTCCATTATAGTGGTCAACAAGGTTGACCGCGACCGCGCCGATTTTCAGATGGCCCTGGACGGGCTCTCCGGCCTGAACGTCAAGCCCGTTGTGCTGCAATTGCCCATTCGCCAGGGCGAATCCTTTGTGGGTGTTGCCGATGTGCTGACGGGCAAGGCCCGCATGTTTGGCGAAAACGGCGCAGCCGCAGAGGCTGAAATCCCCGCTGCCCTGGCTGACGATGTCAGCCTGCTGCGCGATGTGACCATAGAAAATATCGCAGAAAGCGATGAAGAACTCATGGAAAAGTATCTGGAAGAAGGCATTCTTTCAGAAGATGACCTCAAAACCGGCCTGCGCTCGGGCGTGCTCAAGGGTGAGCTTACGCCGGTGCTGGCCTGCTCGGCTCTTGAAAACAAGGGCGGCGAATCAGTGCTGGCCGCCATTGAAGCCCTGCTGCCCTCGCCCCTTGATCGCCCGCCTTTTGCTGGCCGCGATGGCGCAGAACGCGCCGCTGACCCGGATGGGCCGGTGGCCTGCTTTGTTTTCAAAACCCTGGCCGATCCTTTTTCGGGGCAGCTTTCCCTTTTGCGGATTCTTTCCGGCACCATCAACGGTGATGCCACGCTGAAAAACTCCCGCACGGAAGAAAACGAACGTCTTGGCAACCTACTGTACATTCAGGGTAAAACGCAGACTCCCTGCAAAGAGCCCATTGGCCCCGGCACCATCGTGGCCGTTGCCAAGCTCAAGAACACCCGCACGGGCGACACCCTCTGCGATGAAAAAGCCCCCTTTGCCCTGCAAATGCCCACCCTGCCCCCGCAGCTCATTACCTACGCCCTCGCCCCCAAGGAAAAAGGCGAGGAAGACAAGGTCTACGCCGCCATGCAGCGGCTGCTGGACGAAGACATCACCCTGCGTCTGGGACGCGATGAAGAAACCGGCGACATCCTGCTTTCCGGCATGGGGCAGTTGCATATCGAGCTTTCGGTCGAAAAGGCCAAACGCCGCTTCAAGGTGGATATCGTACTCAAAACGCCCAAGGTTCCCTACCGCGAAACCGTGCGCGGCAAATGCCAGGTGCAGGGCCGCCACAAAAAGCAGTCCGGCGGGCGTGGTCAGTTTGGCGACTGCTGGATTGAAATGGAAGGCCTGCCGCGCGGCTCCGGCTATGTGTTTGAAGACGCCATCGTGGGCGGCGTTATCCCCCGCCAGTATGTTCCCGCCATCGACAAGGGCGTTCAGGAAGCCGCCGCGCGCGGATTTTTGGCCGGATGCCAGGTGGTGGACTTCCGAGTCAAGGTCTACGATGGCAGCTACCACACGGTAGACTCGTCAGAAATGGCCTTCAAGGTGGCTGGCTCCATTGCTTTCAAAAAGGCCATGGAAGGGCTCAAGCCCGTGCTGCTCGAACCCATTGTACTGCTCACCGTTTCCGTGCCCGATGAAAGCATGGGCGATGTCATCGGCGACCTTTCCTCCCGCCGGGGCAAGGTGCTGGGTTCGGATTCGCAGGGCGGCAGCACGGAAATCAAGGCCCACGTGCCCATGAGCGAAGTGCTGCGCTACGCGCCCGACCTGCGCTCCATGACCGGTGGACAGGGATTCTTCACCATGGAATTTGCCCATTATGAAGAAGCCCCGCAACCCGTGGCGGAAAAGGTCATTGCCGAGCACCAGAAGCACAAGGCTGCCGAATAA
- a CDS encoding acyl-CoA thioesterase, with translation MPHRVSYGETDTMGVLYYAEYLHLFERARSEYIRRCGMSYAEVEKKGLILPVREAQCRYRSSARYDDLVLVRAGIAEWARASLRFVYEIRNEDKTRLLATGMTQHALVNHEGRPVPVPDWFRNLTFTE, from the coding sequence ATGCCGCACCGCGTGTCGTATGGAGAAACAGACACGATGGGCGTGCTTTATTATGCGGAATATCTGCATCTTTTCGAGCGGGCACGCAGCGAATACATTCGCCGTTGCGGCATGAGCTATGCGGAAGTTGAAAAGAAAGGCCTTATCCTGCCTGTGCGCGAGGCCCAGTGCCGTTACCGCTCATCCGCCCGCTATGATGATCTTGTACTTGTGCGCGCTGGCATAGCCGAATGGGCGCGCGCATCCCTGCGCTTTGTATATGAGATACGGAACGAGGACAAGACGAGACTTCTGGCCACGGGCATGACCCAGCACGCGCTGGTCAATCACGAAGGTCGCCCCGTTCCTGTGCCGGACTGGTTCCGTAATCTCACCTTTACGGAGTAA
- the selA gene encoding L-seryl-tRNA(Sec) selenium transferase, translating to MQNLFRAIPAVDASIAALHRADAALGDSQQTPHALLRDLVAAYWDIRREDIRAGRCTAPEDLHLERQLPGLLAFVQRGLRPRFRSALNATGVVVHTNMGRSVLAEEAREAVLRAATGYCNLELNLATGGRGSRHALVEELICRVTGAEAALVVNNNAAAVLLVLDTFCKGGEVIVSRGELVEIGGSFRIPEVMEKSGATLREVGATNRTHLRDYRAAINENTRALMRVHTSNYRIVGFHAAVALPELAELAREHNLPLIEDLGSGSLMDFSACGLPNEPTVPEVLSQGADIATFSGDKVLGGPQAGIITGRKSMVEKLKSNPLTRALRCDKLCLSALEATLRLYLDPEKARKSVPTLRMITCPPDELARAARNLAKRLRKGLNAESTLCEVGLREDVSRVGGGAFPQYDLPTTLVRLRPTACSPTALKAALLETVPPLIGRLEDDAFCLDPRTLDVKEYPEVLRVLRQALNAAIPQQA from the coding sequence ATGCAAAATCTTTTTCGCGCCATTCCCGCCGTAGACGCCAGCATTGCCGCACTGCACCGCGCGGATGCCGCACTGGGCGACAGCCAGCAAACGCCGCACGCGCTGCTACGCGATCTTGTGGCCGCTTATTGGGACATTCGGCGGGAGGACATCCGCGCCGGGCGCTGCACCGCCCCCGAAGACCTGCACCTTGAACGCCAGTTGCCAGGCCTGCTGGCCTTTGTGCAGCGCGGTCTGCGCCCCCGGTTCCGGTCGGCGCTCAACGCCACGGGCGTTGTGGTACATACCAACATGGGGCGCTCCGTACTTGCCGAAGAAGCCCGAGAGGCCGTGCTGCGGGCAGCTACCGGTTACTGCAATCTGGAACTGAATCTCGCCACAGGCGGCCGGGGCAGCCGTCACGCGCTGGTGGAAGAACTCATCTGCCGCGTCACCGGGGCCGAAGCTGCCCTTGTGGTCAACAACAATGCCGCCGCCGTGCTGCTGGTGCTCGACACCTTCTGCAAGGGCGGCGAGGTTATAGTCTCGCGCGGCGAACTGGTGGAAATAGGCGGCAGCTTCCGTATTCCTGAAGTGATGGAAAAAAGCGGGGCCACCCTGCGCGAGGTGGGGGCCACCAACCGCACGCATCTGCGCGACTACCGCGCCGCCATCAACGAGAATACCCGCGCCCTCATGCGCGTGCACACGTCCAACTACCGGATTGTGGGCTTTCATGCCGCCGTGGCCCTGCCCGAGCTGGCGGAACTGGCGCGCGAGCACAACCTGCCGCTTATTGAAGACCTCGGCAGCGGCAGCCTTATGGATTTTTCTGCCTGCGGCCTGCCCAACGAGCCAACCGTGCCGGAAGTACTCTCGCAGGGCGCGGATATCGCAACTTTTTCAGGCGACAAAGTGCTTGGCGGCCCTCAGGCCGGCATCATCACCGGGCGCAAGAGCATGGTGGAAAAGCTCAAGAGCAACCCGCTCACGCGGGCGCTGCGCTGCGACAAGCTGTGCCTCTCCGCTCTTGAGGCCACCCTGCGCCTGTACCTTGACCCGGAAAAAGCCCGCAAGAGCGTGCCTACCCTGCGCATGATAACCTGCCCGCCCGATGAACTGGCCAGGGCAGCGCGCAATCTGGCAAAACGGTTGCGCAAGGGGCTTAATGCAGAAAGTACCCTGTGCGAGGTAGGCTTGCGGGAGGATGTGTCGCGCGTGGGCGGGGGCGCGTTTCCGCAGTACGACCTGCCCACCACCCTGGTGCGGCTCAGACCCACGGCATGCAGCCCCACGGCCCTCAAGGCGGCCCTGCTTGAAACGGTTCCTCCGCTCATCGGGCGGCTGGAAGACGACGCCTTCTGCCTTGACCCGCGCACACTTGATGTCAAAGAATACCCCGAGGTACTGCGCGTACTGCGTCAGGCGCTGAACGCTGCAATCCCTCAACAGGCATAA
- a CDS encoding aminopeptidase, whose translation MEKNLAYKPKSIWDNADAKTRKEMEALAQRYIDFITHCKTERETVEYVRQRLAEHGYAEDFSGDRVMRSLRGKAIFAARKGALPLSQGLSLLAAHADTPRLDFKQRPLIEQPGVAQAKTHYYGGIRKYQWLARPLALHGVIVRENGETLTVTIGEKPGEPVFCIADLLPHLAQKQVTQPVSEAFEAEKLNIILAHSTPKAGKSSKDDAPKDPIKTQLLELLHKKYGICEEDFITAELQAVPAGPARFVGFDKAMIGGYGQDDRICVFTALEALLEAEATGRSMAVIFWDKEEIGSDGASGAASRFMQYCVEDLARAWEKGVQPSHVLLETRALSADVSAALDPDYQDVHEKQNAALLGYGPVFSKFTGSRGKYGASEADAEFFGALRGLFNGKGIAWQSAELGKVDLGGGGTVALFLAAYGMQVIDLGPAILSMHSPFELASSADLFATKQAFRAFLEAQL comes from the coding sequence ATGGAAAAAAATCTTGCCTACAAGCCCAAAAGCATCTGGGACAACGCCGACGCCAAAACCCGCAAGGAAATGGAGGCCCTGGCCCAGCGCTATATCGACTTTATCACCCACTGCAAGACCGAGCGCGAAACCGTGGAATACGTGCGCCAGCGCCTTGCCGAGCATGGGTATGCGGAAGATTTCAGCGGCGACCGCGTTATGCGGTCCCTGCGCGGCAAGGCCATCTTTGCGGCCCGCAAGGGTGCGCTGCCCCTGAGTCAGGGGCTTTCGCTGCTGGCTGCACACGCCGATACCCCGCGCCTTGATTTCAAGCAGCGCCCGCTTATTGAACAGCCCGGCGTTGCCCAGGCCAAGACCCACTACTACGGCGGTATCCGCAAATATCAGTGGCTTGCGCGCCCCCTGGCCCTGCACGGCGTTATCGTGCGTGAAAACGGCGAAACCCTCACGGTGACCATTGGCGAAAAGCCCGGCGAGCCAGTGTTCTGCATTGCCGACCTTTTGCCCCATCTTGCCCAGAAGCAGGTTACGCAGCCTGTCAGCGAAGCCTTTGAGGCCGAAAAACTCAATATCATTCTGGCCCACAGCACGCCCAAGGCTGGCAAATCCAGCAAGGACGATGCACCCAAAGACCCCATCAAAACCCAGTTGCTTGAACTGCTGCACAAAAAATACGGCATCTGCGAAGAAGACTTCATCACTGCCGAGCTTCAGGCTGTGCCCGCTGGCCCGGCCCGCTTTGTGGGCTTTGACAAGGCCATGATCGGCGGCTACGGGCAGGACGACCGCATCTGCGTGTTTACCGCGCTGGAGGCCCTGCTTGAGGCCGAAGCCACAGGCCGCAGCATGGCTGTTATTTTCTGGGACAAAGAAGAAATCGGCTCGGACGGCGCATCTGGCGCAGCTTCGCGCTTTATGCAGTATTGCGTGGAAGACCTCGCCCGTGCGTGGGAAAAGGGTGTTCAGCCCTCGCATGTGCTGCTTGAAACCCGCGCCCTTTCTGCCGACGTTTCCGCAGCGCTGGATCCAGATTATCAGGATGTGCACGAAAAACAGAACGCCGCCCTGCTGGGCTACGGCCCGGTGTTTTCCAAGTTTACCGGCTCGCGCGGCAAGTACGGCGCCAGCGAGGCCGACGCCGAATTTTTCGGCGCGCTGCGCGGGCTTTTCAACGGCAAGGGCATTGCATGGCAGAGTGCGGAGCTTGGCAAGGTAGACCTTGGCGGCGGCGGCACCGTGGCCCTGTTCCTTGCGGCCTACGGCATGCAGGTTATTGACCTCGGCCCTGCCATTTTGTCCATGCACAGCCCCTTTGAACTGGCAAGCAGCGCTGACCTCTTCGCCACCAAGCAGGCCTTCCGCGCATTTCTGGAAGCCCAGCTATAG
- a CDS encoding helix-turn-helix domain-containing protein has product MSGKVFEYMAIMDRIKNVTQCRTQQELAQFFDVSQSCISDSKKRLAIPSKWLLSLLKKKGINPEWVQKGVGPKFLLPYDEDRGAVCSIYARTPDKCPLQHIVSDIGKLVSRAEGMGRSA; this is encoded by the coding sequence ATGAGTGGAAAGGTATTTGAGTATATGGCCATTATGGATCGCATCAAGAATGTCACCCAATGCAGAACCCAACAGGAACTTGCGCAGTTTTTTGATGTTTCGCAATCATGTATTTCTGATTCCAAAAAGCGGCTGGCCATCCCGTCCAAGTGGCTGCTCAGTCTGCTGAAGAAAAAAGGCATCAATCCCGAATGGGTGCAGAAAGGCGTTGGCCCGAAGTTTTTGCTCCCCTATGACGAAGACCGTGGGGCAGTGTGCAGCATTTATGCAAGAACGCCCGACAAGTGCCCGCTGCAACATATTGTTTCGGACATTGGCAAGCTGGTTTCGCGGGCTGAGGGTATGGGGCGCAGCGCGTAG
- the trmD gene encoding tRNA (guanosine(37)-N1)-methyltransferase TrmD: protein MPRFHLVTLFPEFFESPLSTALMGRAREAGIVECSFHDPRQFSTDKHRHVDDRPYGGGPGMVMQGEPLARALRSIERPGRMLFMAPGGRPLTQDMVRDLAHEEDLTIVCGRYEGIDARLLQLFPLEPVSVGDIVLNGGESAALSVLEAVARLMPGFMGKEESGDDESFSHGLLEYPHYTRPESLEGLSVPEVLQSGDHARIAQWRRQESVRATLRMRPEMLNEAPLYREDVQTLAETPRDRPGRNLSFCLVHYPVSLGPKKIGASSLTNLDIHDIARISRSYAMGSFYPVTPLRDQLRVLEEILRHWTRGPGGTGNADRAQALGLVQPATSLEEAVAHMTAQHGTRPRLVASSAVWPAKGKASQPGRMPMTPRDVRRWCDQGPVMLCLGTAQGLAPEVLEQCEGTLRPVRFLGYNHLSVRSAAAILADRILGDYY, encoded by the coding sequence ATGCCGCGTTTTCACCTTGTCACGCTTTTTCCCGAATTTTTCGAGTCGCCCCTGTCCACCGCCCTCATGGGCCGTGCGCGGGAGGCTGGCATTGTGGAATGCAGCTTTCATGATCCCCGGCAGTTCAGCACCGACAAGCACCGCCACGTGGACGACCGCCCCTACGGCGGCGGCCCCGGCATGGTCATGCAGGGCGAGCCTCTGGCCCGTGCCCTGCGCTCCATTGAGCGACCAGGCCGGATGCTGTTCATGGCCCCCGGCGGCCGCCCGCTGACGCAGGACATGGTGCGCGACCTTGCCCACGAGGAAGACCTGACCATTGTTTGCGGCAGGTACGAAGGCATTGACGCACGGCTGTTGCAGCTTTTTCCGCTTGAACCTGTGAGCGTGGGTGATATTGTACTCAACGGCGGCGAAAGCGCGGCTCTTTCCGTGCTGGAGGCCGTGGCCCGACTCATGCCCGGCTTTATGGGCAAGGAAGAATCCGGCGACGATGAAAGTTTTTCTCACGGATTACTGGAATATCCGCACTACACGCGGCCAGAATCCCTGGAAGGCCTGTCGGTTCCCGAGGTGCTGCAAAGCGGCGACCATGCCCGCATTGCCCAGTGGCGCAGGCAGGAATCCGTGCGCGCCACCTTGCGCATGCGCCCGGAAATGTTGAATGAAGCGCCGCTCTACCGCGAAGACGTGCAAACGCTGGCTGAAACCCCGCGTGACAGGCCCGGACGCAACCTTTCGTTCTGCCTTGTTCACTACCCGGTTTCCCTTGGGCCAAAAAAAATCGGCGCTTCCTCTTTGACAAATCTGGACATACACGATATAGCCCGAATTTCCCGCAGCTATGCGATGGGTTCCTTTTATCCGGTGACCCCTCTTCGCGACCAGTTGCGGGTGCTGGAAGAAATTTTGCGTCACTGGACGCGGGGGCCGGGCGGTACAGGAAACGCCGACCGCGCTCAGGCCCTCGGCCTGGTGCAACCCGCGACTTCGCTTGAAGAAGCGGTGGCGCATATGACCGCGCAGCATGGAACGCGACCCAGACTGGTGGCTAGTTCTGCCGTCTGGCCTGCCAAGGGCAAGGCATCCCAACCGGGACGCATGCCCATGACTCCGCGTGACGTGCGGCGCTGGTGCGACCAGGGGCCGGTTATGCTCTGCCTGGGCACGGCGCAAGGGCTTGCGCCGGAGGTGCTCGAACAGTGCGAAGGCACTCTGAGGCCGGTGCGTTTTTTGGGCTACAACCATCTTTCGGTGCGCAGCGCGGCCGCCATTCTGGCCGACAGGATATTAGGCGACTACTACTGA
- the rplS gene encoding 50S ribosomal protein L19 produces the protein MDIIRKIELENQRMDLPAFRSGDTVKVHLRIVEGEKERIQVFQGNVIRIKRGTTSATFTVRKVSDGVGVERIFPLNSPFIDRVELITQGRVRRSRLYYLRALKGKAARIKPRGRF, from the coding sequence ATGGACATCATCAGGAAAATTGAACTGGAAAACCAGCGCATGGATCTTCCCGCGTTTCGCTCCGGCGACACGGTGAAAGTGCACCTGCGCATTGTGGAAGGCGAAAAAGAACGTATCCAGGTCTTCCAGGGTAACGTTATCCGCATCAAGCGCGGCACCACCAGCGCCACCTTTACGGTGCGCAAGGTTTCCGACGGCGTGGGCGTGGAACGTATTTTCCCGCTCAACTCGCCCTTTATCGACCGCGTTGAGCTGATCACGCAGGGCCGCGTGCGCCGCAGCCGCCTGTACTACCTGCGTGCCCTCAAGGGCAAAGCCGCGCGCATCAAGCCGCGTGGCCGCTTCTGA